In the Candidatus Cloacimonas acidaminovorans str. Evry genome, one interval contains:
- a CDS encoding TM1802 family CRISPR-associated protein, with the protein MIPLYQAIGKIVLTKENFNSLPEKDKKLFIVKQYCNELDNYQWSKKVNDKVETYIGRLLELNLDTNKKECYFTQGTELSPEKKDELLVFTNYAPHDPSIYASHISLKPLLQFGLYQYVNNNFKNIPWTDLTRGEKFLKFLQKIQEIFYRIENEIISLRYDKLKAEQQKDFPDPENIPELKNNLNNQSKYNKEFQKCLKKYLSSTLKEYVTERQAYALKIDGKFLHQGEYADCYIDVLYYYLFEKHYLENTKQGYCHICGQDSTLPKDIAIKQKFFGTTNPLYFDKVDKSITHNAFSMCEKCNQQVLIGIQYASTKLRTTLLGLQTIVLPEINFEADNSEELIDPQKIIMTTNLLRRIPIDQKRDDIYTLNTLIKKLKEFTLLFYNKPSPTSQEFIINGMIKNINLRELINKTEHLNILIHDYKLGSLYGYQALLSFEGLRYLILPSKESHPGLNQYDYTVLNKNIISTLGTYIYKRKFQYYDLICMFTDIFNRKNNNLETENKYFLNITPFLMTVYLDHLLKFNQLEGVHIMEKRNLIAALQDEKITAYFNTHSQIYENNFYAQGLFILGMYIAAIESEQRKKNIKSTLINRLNLRGIPVQKVKSLMAMVDEMGKVWDIFYDSVTENYYRECMQGIEKSSLSPEEIVFHILCGRAYSNYLGAIYKQEHPDKTEKNQEEQND; encoded by the coding sequence ATGATCCCTTTGTATCAGGCAATAGGAAAAATAGTTTTAACAAAAGAGAATTTTAACTCACTTCCCGAAAAGGACAAAAAACTATTTATTGTTAAACAGTATTGCAATGAATTAGATAATTATCAATGGTCAAAAAAAGTAAATGACAAAGTAGAAACTTATATTGGACGTTTATTAGAGCTAAACCTGGATACTAACAAAAAGGAATGCTATTTTACACAGGGAACTGAATTATCACCCGAAAAAAAGGATGAGCTATTGGTTTTTACTAATTATGCACCTCATGATCCTTCTATCTATGCTTCCCACATTTCCTTAAAACCATTGCTACAATTTGGGCTATACCAATATGTAAACAATAATTTTAAAAATATTCCCTGGACAGATTTAACACGCGGGGAAAAGTTTTTAAAATTTCTTCAAAAGATTCAAGAGATATTTTACAGAATTGAAAATGAAATTATCTCACTTAGATATGATAAACTTAAAGCAGAGCAGCAAAAAGATTTTCCTGATCCTGAGAATATACCTGAATTAAAAAATAATCTAAATAACCAATCTAAATACAATAAGGAATTTCAAAAATGCTTAAAAAAATACCTATCGTCTACTTTGAAGGAATATGTTACTGAAAGACAGGCCTATGCTCTAAAGATTGATGGTAAATTTTTACACCAAGGTGAATATGCCGATTGCTATATTGATGTCTTATATTATTATCTTTTTGAAAAACATTATCTGGAAAACACAAAACAGGGTTATTGTCATATCTGTGGACAGGATTCTACTTTACCTAAAGATATAGCCATAAAACAAAAATTTTTCGGCACTACTAATCCTCTTTATTTTGATAAGGTAGACAAAAGCATAACTCATAATGCTTTTTCAATGTGCGAAAAGTGTAATCAACAAGTTTTAATCGGAATTCAATATGCATCCACAAAACTAAGAACTACTTTACTTGGCTTGCAGACAATAGTTCTGCCTGAAATTAATTTTGAAGCAGATAATAGTGAAGAATTAATTGACCCTCAAAAAATTATTATGACTACCAATCTTCTTAGACGAATACCCATAGATCAAAAAAGGGATGATATTTATACTCTTAACACACTTATCAAAAAGTTAAAAGAATTTACTCTGCTTTTTTATAATAAACCCAGCCCAACTTCACAAGAATTTATCATAAATGGTATGATTAAAAACATCAATCTAAGGGAATTAATAAATAAAACTGAACACTTGAACATACTGATTCATGATTATAAATTAGGTTCCTTATATGGGTACCAAGCGTTATTATCTTTTGAAGGACTCAGGTATTTAATTTTACCCTCAAAAGAATCTCATCCCGGCTTGAATCAATATGATTATACTGTTTTAAATAAAAACATTATAAGTACGTTAGGGACCTACATATATAAAAGAAAATTTCAATATTATGATCTTATCTGTATGTTTACAGATATTTTTAATCGGAAAAACAATAATTTAGAAACCGAGAATAAATATTTTCTAAACATCACACCCTTTCTTATGACCGTATATTTAGATCATTTACTAAAATTTAATCAATTAGAAGGAGTTCATATTATGGAAAAGCGTAATTTAATTGCCGCACTGCAGGATGAAAAAATCACTGCTTATTTTAACACACATTCCCAAATTTATGAAAACAACTTTTATGCTCAAGGCCTTTTCATCTTAGGAATGTATATTGCTGCTATAGAATCCGAACAGAGAAAAAAGAATATCAAAAGCACTCTAATTAACAGATTGAATTTGAGAGGAATCCCTGTTCAAAAAGTTAAGTCCTTGATGGCTATGGTAGATGAAATGGGTAAGGTTTGGGATATATTTTATGATTCTGTAACCGAAAATTATTACAGAGAATGTATGCAAGGCATAGAGAAATCTTCTCTATCCCCGGAAGAAATTGTCTTCCATATTTTATGTGGCAGAGCTTATTCAAATTATTTAGGTGCCATTTATAAACAAGAACATCCAGATAAAACTGAAAAAAATCAGGAGGAACAAAATGATTAA
- a CDS encoding CRISPR-associated endonuclease Cas6: MKIRYLIVSWTDVLLEPRDIPKLRGFFVNQFPEDHIFHNHLPGFGYNYKAPQIQYRVIEKHPALLAINDGIDIIKKVFLEVDKLEINGKTLISNEREISLKEEDFGLTENYYPYFFASPWMALNQENYQEYNKMNTFQRNQRLKTILKNNLKTLSKAFDYWIPEVDKLNVDGWFKPLEVNFHNQPMQCFTGDFTTNFLIPEFLGLGKQSARGFGVVRKRKEEK; encoded by the coding sequence ATGAAAATCCGTTATTTGATTGTCAGCTGGACTGATGTTTTACTCGAGCCACGGGATATTCCCAAGCTGAGAGGTTTCTTCGTAAATCAGTTTCCCGAAGACCATATTTTTCATAATCACCTTCCTGGCTTTGGATATAACTATAAGGCACCCCAAATTCAATATCGGGTTATTGAAAAACATCCTGCTCTGCTCGCTATCAATGATGGTATAGATATCATCAAAAAGGTCTTTCTGGAAGTGGATAAACTGGAAATTAACGGTAAAACCCTAATTTCCAATGAAAGAGAAATCTCCTTGAAAGAAGAGGACTTTGGCTTAACTGAAAACTATTATCCTTACTTTTTTGCCTCTCCCTGGATGGCACTAAACCAGGAAAACTACCAAGAATATAATAAAATGAATACTTTTCAGCGCAATCAAAGATTAAAAACTATCCTGAAAAATAACCTCAAAACCCTTTCCAAGGCATTTGATTATTGGATTCCAGAGGTGGATAAACTAAATGTAGATGGCTGGTTTAAACCCCTGGAAGTAAATTTCCACAATCAACCAATGCAATGCTTTACAGGTGATTTCACTACCAATTTCCTGATCCCTGAATTCCTTGGTCTCGGAAAACAAAGTGCTCGCGGCTTTGGTGTAGTCAGAAAAAGAAAGGAGGAAAAATGA
- a CDS encoding LPP20 family lipoprotein, which produces MPKKIIYTILLFLLIGSCLYAGKKKPEWISNPYSQYPSKQYLCGVGMAKELNSAQNEALKNIAGFFETRVIAVTKSMESEKSSSSNYQTSSETSSSVKAIAEGTLKYTQIKETWQDPKTKTFYALAVMDKIAVQTIYRNEIDDCEEFIENCLAPNDDPLIRFAKILSAIDKLQQTQNAYTYYNALASDSGILLKPFHSLQELLELRNYAAREIPLQIRVFGDSSGLLDASLKNVINQIGLLENDNPEYQIVATVNPEPHKSLGQQFFQPLRLNISFNYGEKNLFSFVDKTEQGGSTIEEATSRGIRVLAQNIENKFRKEFYQFLLNLH; this is translated from the coding sequence ATGCCTAAAAAAATTATTTATACAATCCTTTTATTCTTGCTTATCGGTTCCTGTCTCTATGCCGGAAAGAAAAAACCGGAATGGATTTCTAATCCTTATTCCCAATATCCTTCCAAGCAATATCTTTGTGGAGTGGGAATGGCAAAAGAACTGAATAGTGCACAAAATGAAGCATTGAAAAATATTGCCGGCTTTTTTGAAACACGCGTTATTGCAGTTACGAAAAGTATGGAAAGCGAAAAAAGTTCTTCTTCCAATTATCAAACAAGCAGCGAGACCTCTTCTTCCGTAAAAGCAATCGCAGAAGGAACTTTGAAATATACTCAGATAAAAGAAACCTGGCAAGACCCTAAAACCAAAACTTTCTATGCCTTGGCGGTAATGGATAAAATTGCCGTGCAGACCATTTACCGCAATGAAATTGACGACTGCGAGGAGTTTATTGAAAATTGCCTTGCTCCCAATGATGATCCCCTTATCCGCTTTGCTAAAATTTTAAGCGCTATTGATAAATTGCAACAAACACAAAATGCTTATACTTATTATAACGCCCTGGCAAGTGATTCAGGCATTTTGTTAAAACCTTTTCACAGCTTACAGGAACTTTTAGAACTCAGGAATTATGCGGCTCGGGAAATTCCCCTGCAAATCAGAGTTTTTGGCGATTCTTCAGGCCTTTTGGATGCCTCGCTTAAAAATGTAATTAATCAAATTGGCTTGTTGGAAAACGATAACCCTGAATATCAAATTGTCGCTACAGTGAATCCCGAGCCGCATAAATCCCTGGGACAACAATTTTTCCAACCCCTGCGTCTGAATATTTCTTTCAATTACGGTGAAAAAAACCTCTTTTCCTTCGTGGATAAAACGGAACAAGGCGGTTCTACTATTGAGGAAGCAACCTCCAGAGGAATTAGAGTTCTTGCCCAAAATATAGAAAATAAATTCCGCAAGGAATTTTACCAATTTCTCCTCAATTTGCATTAA